Within Ipomoea triloba cultivar NCNSP0323 chromosome 9, ASM357664v1, the genomic segment TATCTGCACAATCAACATTTTCAAGTCAGATCATGGAAGTAGTTGCTGCTTTAACCGAGCTCagtttcttctcttcttcttcttctcctccttctcgGAAGCGTTCTTCAACTGCAAAAAGAGGTCACAGAAGAGTTAACACAGTAATGGGAATCGAAAATGAGAAGCGAAGGAACGTATGGTATGATATTGGGGAAGAAACATATGATATGGGGAAAAAGAAACGTAGGAAGCATAATCCTTAGAGTTTCCATGTATCATAAGAATTAGGAAAATGTAAGTTGATAACAGAAGGAACGGAACATCTAGTTTACCATGATGATGAGAATTCGGACAAAAACAGCAACGAAATCAGTAAACAGGGTTAGAGCATGCTTGGCATAGTCCAGATCTCCATAGTGTGCCTTCTCAATTATTTCCTGGGTATCGACTACAATGTAGCCCATGAACACCAGAAGCCCAAAATACAACTGCAAAGCAATGATGATATGATGATAAGTTGTTGGAACCAAGCAAATAACAGTTCtctaaaaattattgtttaataGGCAATCAGGTGAGAGAATTGTAGTGAATACCTCAAACTTGAAAAGGGCCATAGAACCACCAAAGATGGAGGATGCAAACTGCAACCAGAATAGTAGGGAGAGACCAGATGAAAGCAGGCCTCCGAGGTACAGGTACTCTCTGCGCCTTGCCACCATGGCAGCTGCTGAGAAACAGCCAAATACCAAAGCGCAACCAACAAATGCACCAACAAGGATGCTGAAGCAAGAAGAAATTGTCAGCAAAGGAAACTAGAAGGTAATCAACTAATCATTGGCCACCTCTTTAAGTTAACCAACGGGTTCTATCAGAAGGACCATGTGTCTTATCTTATTTCCTACAGTTACGGGACAAGAGGAAGATCCAAAGATGTAATTGCACCTATGTCATTTGCATATTGCAGTTCTTTTTCtcgtttttctttttggtaGGTTACCATCACTTTTATGATGTTATAGAACAAATGGTTAagggtcatatatatatataacatgtaaCATATGATCTACGGACAAATTGTTACTTGTTTAAGTCCCTAAAGAAATGCTGAAGAGGTAAAAGGTAGTCCTTTAAAAAAGGTAAAGTTAGTGTTAAAAGCAACAACAAACCGAGGCAAATAACAAATTACACCATGAATTGAGATAAGATAAAGCACATCAAACAAACCTGGGGTCGAAGTCAATGGCGAACTCAATCAGAGGACCAATGGAGGCTCCTTCAAAAAGTGCTGCTGCCATCAAAAGTGCTACCCTTTTTTGCTGCTCATcagaaatacaattaaaaattaattaacaaagaaaaaaaaaatagccaaACAAGACATGATTGATCTATAGAGGAATAAATTATAGTACCTCTTGATAAGGAGGACAAGAGAGCATCCAAACAATGCTTCCAATGCATCCAATGGTAGTCAGGAGACCACCGATATTCCAGAGAATGTGAAGATAAACCCCAGCTGCGGATGCTACTAAAGCACAGCATAGTGCAAGATAGACCTGTCACAAGGACATAAATCAATCAGAATTGCCAAGACAGTTAATTTACATCTGGGGTAGAGAATAAGACTCTTCTCTTCACAACAAGGTCTTTTGAATAGATTCTGCCATAGCATCCCATCTAATATCCCCCAAGTCTACTCAACCACACAACTGACACATGGGCAGAATGCAAATTTCTACAAATTGGATAGCTAGCAAGTACGGAAGCAGTAATAAGCTTCAAAATTTCTTGCAGTCTTCAATCAATTCAAATTAATCCAAACTAATCAAAATCTAGCAGAAAACAACTTCAAGAAATCAATGTTGCCGAAACAAGATTAGGTCAAATTCAAAACCTTCCATCTACACCATTTTAAATTCCCTCAAACAGGAAATCACAATTACTTCAATATCATAAGAGCCGTAAATGCCCATTGATAGTCACAAGTGCAAGTGTGCAACTACTGAGTAATCAAATTGGATTGTCAGGATTACCTACTCTTCAAAACCTAACCTTCCATTTTCTACATAATTACATTTCCTCTGGTAATCGAATATTAGGCGCAATTCACAAAGAGAGGTATCAATACGGAGACAATCACAAACCACGAGAATCGAatccaaatattaaaattaaaacaataaattacaaaaattcaaaagaaaaaaacggAGCAATAAATAATAGtcaacacccaaaaaaaattgttaaggaTATCTATGAGCTCGTTCAAATATAATTTCCATAAGTTTTCCTACAAATTTCTCGTAATCTGAAcccaaaaagaagaagaagaagaagaagaagaagaagaagaagagatcgAACGAACCTGCTTGAGGTGATTTTGAACGACGGGGGAGATCTGGCGGAAGTTCTTGAGAGAATCATAGCTCCACCGATTGCGAGACTCCGAATTGAAGAACGATGCGAAACCCTCCATTAATCTTCTTCTTCGTAACAGGAAACAAGCAAAGTATTTCTCAGAGCGAGACGAGACTTCACGTGTATGCCAAAAAATTGGTTTCGGGTCGTTGAAGATGATCCGTTTATATAGCGAGATTTTTCGGATTCCCTGGATTATCCACGAAATTACCAGAATTCTGAATTCGTCACTTTCGCCCGTCTGGACTAAAATGCCCCTGGTTGCGATGCTTGACCCATGGCCTATGACCCGGTTCATATTTGTGATATGAACACTatataaaataggaaaaaggaTCAAATACACCCCTAAacattataagaaaatataattaggcTCCTTATTTAAAAGAGGTGCAATTAAATACCTCAACTtcaaaaaatcaatcaaataagcTTACTTGACAAGTAACTAATAAGTTACTGGCAACTATACCATCGTTGACTGCCATCACCGACGGTTGACAGTCATATgaatagtaattaaaaaaaaaaggtcaacgGAATCCTAAACAGCCGACAACGTCCTCCTCCAGGAAGAAGGTGACCAGAGTCGCTTTCTTCAACTGAGAAGAAGGCGACGTTGGTTGCCTTCTTCGACTGAGGAAGAAGGCGGCCGACGAACGGCGGCCTATTTAATCATTTGGAGTTGAATTACCAGGTATTATCAGTAGGTAATCGACTATTAGATCTGAATGCATCAAAATGATAAGTTGGTGTTTTTAATTgaacctttttaaagtttggAGACCTAATTGTACTTCGATATAATGTTTAGGGGTCTATTTGGCCATTTTccctataaaatataaacatccAACAATTTAAatgccattaaaaaaaaaccataaccATTAGTTGCACACCAAATTTTGTATATACTTATGcgattttatttaataaatttttatgatgATTTTGTTAGAACCGAGTCCACCATAAATCGGGTATACAAAGTGATGATTCTTGCCAAGACACTGGGGCGGGGGAACTGAAGCCGAACTACAAACTATAGGCCCAAAAGGAATAAGCTTGCCCACATGCCCAATACAAAGTATGCTAAGGACAACGCTAATGATTGAACTCTGATCCTTGTGCTGAAGAAAAAAGGGTTAAGACCACCAGTCACCAAATCAGGAGGGTTCTCGTGTTATCTTCGATGATGTCTTACAAGCTAGGCCTCCCCCTTTATACTGTActataacccatggatatcgcCCATGTGTATCTCATTCGTTCCACAACTTCCCCATCCAACCACGTGTCCCACGTCGTCCAACGTCCAACACGTCGTGCACCAATGACTGCGTCGACGCCCCACCACGCAAGCCAGGCACACCTGGCAGCCCTAGGGTGCCTCGGCTGCCGGAAGCAGGCGCGCCACTCAGCACCCCCTCTCGGCCGATAGCCTACGACAGCGTCCGTGGTGGCCAGCAGCTGACGCACCACCCCTTCTTGTACCTCCTCCCCAAAATGCCCAATACCAAGTACAACCATTATTGTATAAACCATACTatcatataatgtacattcagtacacaaataatgtacttttaatatattaaaaatgtacattatattcagggaaaacacattatttgagtattgaaagtacattattataagAAGAAAGGTTAAGCGATCCTTACAAAATTAATCGTGAGTATCGATCAAATGCTATCTGGGGTGAGATTCATCTTATGTAAttgcattattatatttaatttaattaatttatcataaaattaatatattatatattaaaattgaaatgcaCCATGTccataaattttaataattttgaaatcatATTAACATATGTAAATTGCATATAAATAtcaagagcaaattgtcattttggtccactgactataggggtcctcttaattGCACTTCACAACTTTCAAAAGCGTTAATTGCATGCCCTGactttcaatttttatcaattttggtcactccgacCAAATTTCGCAGAaaatttttaagatttaaaataacgagagtattttagtcatttcacttatatttcttcttctccggcgagctaCCACTTTCTCGGCGATGGCATGCTTCATCCTTCACCTCTCTGGCAAGCCCTTCACCCCATCCttccccttttcttcttcttctccggcaacCTGCAACGCGAAGACAATTTCAGCAACGAAATCCAACCATTAAGATGACCCTTATAGTCAGTaaaccaaaatgacaatttgttctaaatatcattttttaaaaatgaaaatttaacttAAATgctaacaataatatatttaatattccaTATTAATACTTTTGAAGTTTAAGGAGAAAGTGGCAATGTATTATGTATGGACGTGTGGTATTTGGGTAGTATTCATGTAAACTGAATCATCTCAAACTGGAAGGGTAATCGAGGAAATTCAGAGAAAAAGTCCAGAACATTCTCGGTTGACCGCGAAATCCTCACGGGCTAGCGACAAAATGTATCCAGAAAATTTCTGTCTAATGTCTATTACTTAGTTCGCAAGTTACAACGTAAGACGAACCAATGAAATCATGCCATGTCATTTGTAAACTTTTACTTTCTTCCGCCTATTTAGAGCATCCCAATAGGCTAATAGGAGAAGAATTTTTGTATGTATAACTAAGAAAATAGATGATTCAATAGGctaatatcatatattttgagGAATTTTTGCATATGTGATTATGAAAAAGAGGATGAGAGGAAAAggaaattgaaaacaaaaacaaaacaaaacaaaaaaaaaaaaaagcaaaacaaaatatgaaaaaaaaaatttcaaattaacaaGCCCAACAGGCGCGTGGAGTGCAAGCGTCTGACTGGGCGCTAATTTTGCTCCTCACGCAACAATAAGCTTTGCTTTTTTGAATCTTGGTGGGTCCCACACAACAGGCAAAAATCATGTCTTTATGTTATGAAAAACCACCAAAAAAACCCTTCCCATTTGTTGAAAAAccatctttaaattttttcttttttttgataataataaaccttcattaataaacattagaaacaagtacaacaaggttcaatggaatgtaaaaccattccatacaatctgacatagaacTAAATTTTNNNNNNNNNNNNNNNNNNNNNNNNNNNNNNNNNNNNNNNNNNNNNNNNNNNNNNNNNNNNNNNNNNNNNNNNNNNNNNNNNNNNNNNNNNNNNNNNNNNNNNNNNNNNNNNNNNNNNNNNNNNNNNNNNNNNNNNNNNNNNNNNNNNNNNNNNNNNNNNNNNNNNNNNNNNNNNNNNNNNNNNNNNNNNNNNNNNNNNNNNNNNNNNNNNNNNNNNNNNNNNNNNNNNNNNNNNNNNNNNNNNNNNNNNNNNNNNNNNNNNNNNNNNNNNNNNNNNNNNNNNNNNNNNNNNNNNNNNNNNNNNNNNNNNNNNNNNNNNNNNNNNNNNNNNNNNNNNNNNNNNNNNNNNNNNNNNNNNNNNNNNNNNNNNNNNNNNNNNNNNNNNNNNNNNNNNNNNNNNNNNNNNNNNNNNNNNNNNNNNNNNNNNNNNNNNNNNNNNNNNNNNNNNNNNNNNNNNNNNNNNNNNNNNNNNNNNNNNNNNNNNNNNNNNNNNNNNNNNNNNNNNNNNNNNNNNNNNNNNNNNNNNNNNNNNNNNNNNNNNNNNNNNNNNNNNNNNNNNNNNNNNNNNNNNNNNNNNNNNNNNNNNNNNNNNNNNNNNNNNNNNNNNNNNNNNNNNNNNNNNNNNNNNNNNNNNNNNNNNNNNNNNNNNNNNNNNNNNNNNNNNNNNNNNNNNNNNNNNNNNNNNNNNNNNNNNNNNNNNNNNNNNNNNNNNNNNNNNNNNNNNNNNNNNNNNNNNNNNNNNNNNNNNNNNNNNNNNNNNNNNNNNNNNNNNNNNNNNNNNNNNNNNNNNNNNNNNNNNNNNNNNNNNNNNNNNNNNNNNNNNNNNNNNNNNNNNNNNNNNNNNNNNNNNNNNNNNNNNNNNNNNNNNNNNNNNNNNNNNNNNNNNNNNNNNNNNNNNNNNNNNNNNNNNNNNNNNNNNNNNNNNNNNNNNNNNNNNNNNNNNNNNNNNNNNNNNNNNNNNNNNNNNNNNNNNNNNNNNNNNNNNNNNNNNNNNNNNNNNNttcaggtcactaacaagtaattacggttgatgaactaaattgacatgtttatgcacctagttgcaacattaaaaattttgagggcctaattgattttcaagtaaagttcgatggcctatttgacacattttatgctataaaagtgacatttacattacctgttataacaggtcactaacaggtaattatgcgttgatgaactaaattggcaggtttatgtaccaaattgcaatgttaaatagtttgagagcctaattgatgcctatttgacacattttatgcaaaaaaatgacatttaaactttcctggtattaaaggtcactaacaggtaattacgctttataaactaaattgatatggtcactaacaggtaattacgctttataaactaaattgatatgtttatgtatctaattgcaattttaattggtttgaatgcctagttgatttttcagataaagttcgatggcctatttgacacattttatgcaaaaaaaaaaaaaagtgacatttacatttaccaagtatttcaggtcactaacaagtaattacggttgatgaactaaattgacatgtttatgcacctagttgcaacattaaaaattttgagggcctaattgatttttcaggtaaagttcgatggcctatttgacacattttatgctaaaaaagtgacatttacatttacctgttattacaggtcactaacaggtaattatgcattgatgaactaaattgacatgtttatgtaccaaattgcaacgttaaatagtttgagagcctaattgatgcctatttgacacattttatgcaaaaaaagtgacatttaaatttacctggtattacaggtcactaacaggtaattatgctttataaactaaattgacatttttatgtatctaattgcaattttaattggtttgaatgcctaa encodes:
- the LOC116028986 gene encoding bax inhibitor 1-like, with the translated sequence MEGFASFFNSESRNRWSYDSLKNFRQISPVVQNHLKQVYLALCCALVASAAGVYLHILWNIGGLLTTIGCIGSIVWMLSCPPYQEQKRVALLMAAALFEGASIGPLIEFAIDFDPSILVGAFVGCALVFGCFSAAAMVARRREYLYLGGLLSSGLSLLFWLQFASSIFGGSMALFKFELYFGLLVFMGYIVVDTQEIIEKAHYGDLDYAKHALTLFTDFVAVFVRILIIMLKNASEKEEKKKKRRN